TACATTATCAGGGGTAAATGCTGAAGCTACAGCTGAACTTGCGCGTTATAGCGGTGTAAAAGTCGTAGCCTCTGGCGGTGTTTCTTCCATTGAAGACATTAAACTCTTAAAACAATACGAACAAGATGGTATTGAAGGCGTTATCGTTGGTAAATCCATTTATACAGGTGCGCTTTCCTTGCCAGAAGCTTTAAAAATAGCAAAGGAGGAATAATATAAACTATGTACACAAAAAGAATTATTCCTTGCCTAGATGTAAAAAATGGTCGTGTCGTAAAAGGAACGAATTTCGTTTCTTTGCGCGATGCTGGAGACCCTATTGAACTTGCTGCCACTTACGATAAAGAAATGGCTGATGAACTCGTATTTTTAGATATCACTGCTTCAAATGAACATCGTGATACAATCGTAAAAGTCGCAAATGACTGCGCTGCACAAGTATTTATTCCATTCACCATTGGCGGTGGCATTCGCACTGTAAGCGATATGCGCAAAATGCTCAAAGCTGGTGCTGATAAAATTTCAGTTAATACAGCAGCTGTCAAAGACCCTTCTATCATCAAAGAAGGCGCTGAAAAATTTGGCCGTCAATGTATCGTATTAGCCGTAGATGCTAAACGAAATGGTGAAAATTCTTGGGAAATTTATTTAAACGGTGGCAGAACAACAACCGGTATTGATTGTATTGAATGGGTAAAAAAAGCTGTTGACCTCGGTGCTGGTGAAATCCTATTAACTAGTATGGATGCTGATGGCACAAAAAACGGCTACGATATACCACTAACTCGTGCTGTTTCTGAAGCTGTCAATGTACCTGTAATCGCTTCTGGCGGAGCAGGCAAACTAGAACATTTCTATGACGTATTAACAGAAGGCAAAGCTGATGCAGTTCTCGCTGCTTCCGTATTCCACTATGGACAATTTAGCATACGCCAAGTCAAAGAATATTTAAAATCACGTGGTGTGGAGGTTAGATTATGATTGATATAGATATTTCTAAAGTAAAATTTGATGAAAAAGGACTCGTTCCTGCTATCGTTCAAGAAGCTAACGGCAAAGTAATGATGCTCGCTTATATGAACGAAGAATCCCTTAAAAAGACTATTGAAACAGGTTATACTTGGTTTTATAGCCGTTCTCGCCAAAAACTCTGGAACAAAGGCGAAACTTCTGGCAATAAACAATCCGTCAGCGAAATCTTCTACGATTGCGATGGCGATACATTACTTGTCAAAGTTCATCAGACAGGCATGGCTTGCCATACAGGTACTTACACTTGCTTTACTGACCGCCGTCTGTTCCCAGATAGCAAAGACCTCGTTCCAATGGCACAACCACAGGATAATACTTCCATCACAAAAGTATTAAACGATTTATACGCTACAATTAAAGACCGTCAAATTCACCCTGTAAAAGGCTCTTATACAAATTATCTCTTCCAAGAAGGACAAGATAAAATCCTCAAAAAACTCGGTGAAGAAGCTGTTGAAACCATCCTCGCTTCTAAAAATATGGATAAAGAAGAAATTCTTTACGAAATGGGCGACCTTTGGTATCACTGCATGGTTTTACTTGCGTTCCACAATATTACACCAAACGATTTATTCGCTGAGCTCATGAACAGAAGAAATGGTGGCGAATACCATCGTTTTGGCAAAGAAGTAATAAAGAAAAATAAATCTTAAAGATAGGATGAAAATTTTATGTCGCAAGCTAGAATTGATTATATGAAAGAATCGGCATGGAAAAAAAATAACGCAAAAAAAATGCGCCCTATGCCCCCATTTGAATTGCCTTATCCTAAAGATGCCGTATTAATTGACCTACCAGAACCAGATTTATTGCCTGACATGAATGTAAATTTTCTCGAAATGGTTGAACTTCGTTCTACTCTACGTCAATATGATGATACTGAAAAACTCACACAAAAAGAATTATCGTATCTCCTTTGGTGCACTCAAGGCGTAAAAATGGTGATGCAGACAAAAACAGTGCGCAACGTTCCATCAGCTGGTGGTCGCAATGCACTTGAAACATTTTTATACATTCGCCGTGTAGAAAACATCAAACCAGGTCTTTATCGTTTCTTACCACTTGAACACAAACTCGTACTTGTTTCTGATAGTGAAGATACTGAAAAAAATATCTGCGGACAATTTTCAACTGCTGGTGTAGCAAATAATGCCGCTGTCGTATTCATTTGGACAGCCGTTTATGAACGTATGGCTTGTATGTTCGGGGAAAGAGCTTATCGCTATATCCATCTTGATGCTGGACATGCTTGTCAAAACCTCTATCTTGCAGCTCAAACAATGAAAATCAAAGTATGTGCACTCGGTGCATTCGATGATGAACAATTAAATAAAAACCTTGGCCTCGATGGAAACGAACAATTCGTTGTCTACGGTGCTGGAGTAGGTAAATAATTAAAAAACGCGCTTAAGCTCGCATACGAAGTTTAAGCGTGTTTTTTTATGATGATAACTGGATATCAACGTAAAATTCTCATTGCAAATTTTACATTTATAGTATAATATTTATTTAGTATTTACACGAATTTTACATTATGTATATTATATTAGAAAGGGAGTTTACGTTGTTTAATAAGGGGTCATTGTTAAAGATAGCCAATTATTTGCAAAGAATTTGCGATAAGCATTTTAAATTCATGATTACATTGTTTATAATCAATAGTTTGACAACTGCTTGGTCTTTGTTTGATGAAGAAAAAGCTGATGTTGCTATTGGTTATATTTTTTCTGTATGGTTTGGTTCTTTTGTCATTTCTTGCTTGATTGACTTATTGCCAAAGCGCTTTTTGCAAAAAATCGTTAAAACTATAATCATTATTCCAGCAGGTTTAATTTTTATTGGTGAATTTTTCACTATGTACCGTTATAAAGCTTTAATCGGTACAGGTATCATCAATTCTGCATTGGAAACAAATATGCGCGAAGCTACAGAATTTTTAACAATGTATGTCGGTCTTTCTGGTTTTCTAGCAATCGTGGCATTAATCGTCATTGGCGTGATTTTATACAGAGTAAATCCATTAAAGAAAATTCATTTGACATATACTGCTAAGAGAAATACCATTGCTGCACTCGCTGTAGTCAGTGTTTTTTATACAATTAGAATGTTTACCGTTTATACTGATTTCATGTGGGATGATGTCTTGCCTATTCAGCGTGTTTACGCTTCAACTTCTGTAGCCGTTCGCAATATGCAAGCTTACCATGATTTATCTTCACAAGTTAACAGTAATGTAACACTAACTGAAAATAACAGTAAAATTAAAAATATCGTTTTCATCTTAGGCGAATCTACTAACCGCAATCACATGCACCTTTATGGCTATTATTTACCAAATACGCCAAATCTTGATGCTTTAAATAAAAAAGGTGAACTCAGCGTATTCACTGATTGTATCAGTCCTCATTCTACAACAATTGCTGTACTCAGCAAATTATTCACTTTCTGTGATTATGAATCTGATAAAGAATGGTTCCACTATAACAATTTAATTGACGTAATGAATGCCGCTGGTTATAAGACTTATTGGCTTTCCAACCAAGAAACATCTGGCATTTGGGGCAATGTAGCTCAAATTTATGCTACACACAGTGATGTAAGTGCATTTACTCGCATTCGTGATTCTCGTGAAGATTACGGCATTGAAGATGGCGAATTATTCCCATTAATTGATGATGCTATTGCTCATCGCAGCGAAGACAGAAACTTCTATGTAATCCATTTAATGGGCGGTCACGGTCTTTATTACAACCGTTTCCCATATAGCTTCAGCAAGTTCTCTAAAGATGATATTCAATTGCCAATATCTGATGGTAAAAAAGAAATCGTAGCACAGTATGATAATGCTCTTTATTACAATGATTATATTGTAAGCAGCATCATTGATAAATTCCGCGATAGTGAAACACTTGTAATTTATGTACCTGACCATGGTGAAGCTGTATATGATGAAGGTGAAGATATGTCCGGTCATATTGAAGAAAATCCCACACATCATATGATTGAAATACCTGTTATTATGTGGGCATCAGATAAATTCAAAGCAAAATATCCAGAAAAATGGGCACAGATACAAAACGCTGTAAAACGTCCATACATGACAGATGATATGATTCATACAGTCTTGGATATTGCTGATATTAAAACAGCTGAATTCGACCCAACAAAGAGCATTATAAACGATGCTTTCAATGACAAACGCGTTCGTATTTTTGATGGTTTAAATTACGATACTGAAATCAAAGACAAACGTTAATTTAAAAGCAAAATTAATAAGGCTAGAAACTAAAAAGTTTCTAGCCCTTTCTTTTTCTTATTTTTTATTGTCTTCTTTGCCTTTAGCCGGTTCAATATTGAGTTTATAGCCTTTGATAGTATTTCTATGCATTACAGAAATTACCTTTTCAGCAATATCTTTTGGCACTTCTACAAATGTGAATTTATCATAAATATTAATAACACCGATGATACTTCCTGGAATGTCAACTTCTGAAGCAAAGCTACGTACAATATCTTGTGGACGAATTCCCTGTTTACGTCCTATATTGAGGAAAAGACGAACCATTCCTGGTGCACCACCAGTATTTTCAAATCGTTCATCAAGCGGTTTATCATCTTTTTCTTTAACGCCTTCAATAGAAAGTTGCAATGCTGCAGCTGCTATATCTACATAATCATATCCTTCATTAGCAATATCAGAAATAATCATATGGTAATCAGCATAGGTATTGTTATTCAAAGTTTTAAGTAAACGTTCTTTTATTGCTTCACGTTGGCGTTCGATAACATCAGCAGGTGTTGGCAATTCACCGCGTATCATGCGGGATTTTGTCATGCGTTCAATTGATTTGAGCTGACGATATTCCTTCGGTTCAATAAATGTAACAGCTATACCAGTACGACCTGCTCTACCTGTACGACCGATACGGTGTACATAAGATTCTGGGTCTTGTGGTATATCAAAGTTTATAACATGGCTAATATCATCAATATCAATACCACGCGCTGCAACATCAGTTGCTATGAGGATTTCCAATTTACCTTCGCGGAAACGACGCATAACTCTATCGCGTTGTGCTTGGCTCATATCACCATGCAAACTGCCTACCATATAGCCACGTACTTGTAAAGATGCCTGCAAATCATCTACATTTTTCTTAGTGCGACAGAAAATAATATATTTCCCGCTGTCTTCGATATCGAGTACACGGCAAAGACCTTCGAATTTATCGCGTGTTTCAAAATAAAGCTGGTCAACAGATGGAACAGTAATCTGTTCTCTACTAATCATGACTTTTTTAGGGTCATTCATGTATTTTCTAGCAAGTTTTTCAATCGGTGCTGGCATTGTCGCTGAGAATAATAAAGTCTGTCTATCTTCTTTTTGCGCTAAATTAGACATGATTTCTTCAATATCTTCAATAAAACCCATGTCTAACATTTCATCAGCTTCATCTAATATAAGTGTTTTTACATGGTCAAGTTTTATCGTATTGCGACGAATGTGGTCAATGAGTCTACCAGGAGTACCAACAACAATTTTTACACCAAAACGCAAAGCACGAATTTGACGGTCAATCATTTGTCCACCATAAACTGGTAGAGTCTTCACTTTCTTGTATTTACCAATCTTATTAAATTCTTCTGCAATTTGAATAGCAAGCTCGCGAGTAGGTGTCAATACTAACGCTTGAATATACTTATTTTTTTCATCAATCTGTTCGATTGTCGGTATACCAAATGCTGCTGTTTTACCTGTACCAGTCTGTGCTTGTCCAATAACATCATGACCTTCTAGTGCTAAAGGTATAGTTTTAGCCTGTATTGGTGATGGCTCTTCAAATCCCATATCTTTTACAGCATTTAATACCTTTTTACTCAACTGCATATCTTCAAATTTAATAATATTTTCTTCCAAAAAGAAATCCTCCTATAAAACAAATACAAATAATACTAATTCTATTAATAAATATTTTAAAGCCATAGAACAACTTTATATCATCTTCAATTATAAATCTGAATAAATATAAAGTGTTCTACGGCTATATTAATGTTTATTAACACATATAATAGTATATTATTTGATTAAGTTCAATACATTTATGAAATTAGTTCTATAATTTATCATGTTCCATAATATAATGACGAAGCATAGATAATGCTTGCTGAGTTGCTCTATAGCGAATTTGGTCTCTTTCCCCAGAAAAGTAATTTTCAGTAACCTTTGTGCCATATTTTCCTGCAACAGCAATATATACAAGCCCCACTGGTTTTTCCTTACTGCCACCAGTAGGCCCAGCTATGCCCGTTATACCTATACCGAGATTAGCTTCCATCAACTGCATAATACCTTCCGCCATTTGACCTGCAACTTCAGCACATACAGCACCTTTTGACTTCAATAAATTCTCATCTACACATAAAAATTTCATTTTAATATCATTGCTATATGTCACAACACTACCATCTAGATAAGCTGAACTACCTGGTATAGAAGTCAAACGCTGAGATAACATACCACCAGTACATGATTCAGCACATGCAACCTTCAAACAATTATCTTTTAATAATTTGGCAACTACTTGTTCCATTTTTTCATCATCAATAGAATAAATATATTTGCCAACGCGCTCACGAATTTTAGCTTCCATTTCTTCGATTAAAATTTCAGCTTGCTCTCTCGTATCTGCTTTTGCTGTAATACGAATAATTACACCAGCTGGGCGAATTAAAAGAGCTAAAGTTGGATTTGATTGAGCTAAGATTAAATCTTTAATTTTAGTTTCCAGTAAAGATTCACCAAGACCCATTGTATTTAATACTTTAGAAACAATAACGTGTTTAAAGCCAAATTTACGTTTTAAAAATGGCTTCAAGCTGCGTTCAAACATATCTTTCATTTCGCTTGGTGGTCCTGGCAAATTTATTAAATATTTGCCATTGTTCTCTAAAACAACACCAGAAGCAATTCCATTATAATTCAAAAATACTTCTGCACCTTCTGGCAATATTACTTGACGCATATTGTTTTCAGTCCAAGTCACATGACGTTGTATAAATTTTTCTTCCATACGACGCTTACTTTCTTCATGTACTTTCATTTTTCGACCAAAAATTTCTGCTGATACCTCTTTAGTAATATCGCCTTGTGTTGGACCAAGACCTCCTGAAGTGATAACTATATCCGCACGTGATAACGCATGTTCAAGCACAGCTTTCATGCGGTCATGATTATCTCCTACAGTTGTTTGATAAAGTACATCAAAACCTAAATCATTAAGACGAGATGACATATATGCAGCATTTGTATTGACAATCTGTCCTAGTAAAAGTTCACTGCCTGTAGTTACAATTTCAACTATCATAAAAATTTCCTCTCAGCTTTAATTATTCTTCTACTCGTTCACCGACAACATCATAATCGAAACCTTGTAAAATTCTTACTTTAACGATATCACCTGGCTGGCTAACATCATCACCTTCAATGAACACTTGTCCATCAACATCTGGTGCTTCGCGATAAGAACGACCATATGCAATATGTTGCTTATCATCACGTCCTTCAATCAATACATCAACGATTTTACCTTCCATAGAGATATTGATTGTTTCAGAAATTTTGCTCTGTAAACTCATCAAATCATGGTAACGTTCTTGCATGATATCTTCTGGAACTTGGTTTGGCATATCGTAAGCTGGTGTTCCTTCTTCACGTGAATATGAGAAAATGCCTACTTTATCAAAGTGCTGTTTTTCTAAGAAATCACGCAATGAAGCATATTGGGAAGCCGTTTCTCCTGGGAAACCAACGATAAAGCTAGAGCGAATTACTACTCCCGGTATACGTTTACGCAATTTATCAAGCAAAGTTTCAATGCTTTCACGTGTATCACTGCGACGCATGCTTCTCAAAACTGCATTATGTGCATGTTGAAGCGGTAAATCTACATAATTACAGATTTTTTCTTCGCTAGCTATTAAATCAATTAATTCATCAGTAAAAGTATGTGGATAAGCGTATTGAATGCGCAACCATTTTACTTTATCAATCTTAACGAGTTCTTTTAAAAGTTCGACAAGTGATGGTTTGCCATAGATATCTTGACCGTAATACGTAGTATCCTGTGCAATGATATTGAATTCTTTTACACCTTTTTCAGCCAAACGTTCTACTTCTTGCTTGATATCTTCTATTGTACGGCTGCGATAATTACCGCGTACATATGGAATTGCACAGTATGCACAGCGATGATTACAACCTTCAGCGATTTTTATATACGCTGTATAAAATGGTGTTGTATAAATACGCGGTGATGCTGCTGTATAAATTTCCTTGGACTCACCTGTGATGAGCACGCGTTTATGTTCATTTATAGTTGCGTTTACAGCTTCCATAATGCGACTCCAAGCGCCAGTACCTACGATAGCATCAACTTCTGGAAATTCTTTTAACAATTCTTCTCCATAGCGTTGACCCATGCAACCAGCGATAATCAATGAACGACATTTTCCATTTTGTTTGTATTCAGCCATGTTTAAAACTGTTGTAATGGACTCTTCTTTTGCTGATTGAATGAATGTACATGTATTTACAATTAAAATATCTGCTTTTTCTGGTTCTGGTGTCAATTCAATATTATTTTCTGCCAAAATTCCTAACATTACTTCTGTATCAACTAAATTCTTTGAACAACCCAGGCTTATAAAACCTGCTTTTAACATAAAACCACTCTCCCTATTCCTCTTCATTTTATTTTAATTAGCCAATCGTATTTCCTTTACCCATTTGTCTAAAAATATCTTTTTATTGATACTATCCAATTCAGTATATTTTTCTAAAAATGATATATTTTTACCTGCAAATTCTTTATAAGTCAATGAACTATAATTTGTTGGCACATAATAATATTGATGATGTTGTAATTCCATTTGAACATTATCACCTAAGAGCCATTTTACAAAATCATTAGCTTCATTTTGTTGCTTACTCGTTGATACTATACCCACAGCAGTTAATTGATAAGTCGTTCCATCTTCAGGATAAATAATAGTCAATGGATAACCATCATGAATATATCGCAATGTTTCACTTTGCACAGCTATGGCTACATCAGCTTCTGTCATACCTACCATACGTACTGGCGTAGATAAATATTTTGCATATCTAGTCACTTTTTGATGTATATTCTTTAAAATTGTAAAAGTATGTACATCACCTTTATTTTCTATTAAAGAATATAAAACATTACTACTAGCAGATGCAACTGTAAAATCAGTCATTGCTATTTTTATCTGTGGAAACTGTGATAATTCATCCCAACTTGTCGGTATATACCAATTATTTTTTACATAATCTACATTATAACAAAATACAATTGGGTCATACCAAATGCCAATCCATTGATTTGTTGGACTTTTGAATTTATCTGCAACGATGTCTTCTTGTTCAGAGATATTGCCCGCTAAAACACCTTTTTGGGCAAATTTTTCCAATAATTTTGAATCGGCTATAATCAAATCAGCATCATTTTCACTGTTCATCTTTTGCTCTAATTCATCTGAATTCATCATCACAAAATTTATCTTAACGCTGTCTTCTTTTTGATATTGTTCAGCGATAATCATTGCCATATCAGCAGGCATTGTCGTATAAGCTGTTAATGTTTTAGTAACAGGTACAAATTTTTCATCCTGATTTTTCTGTCCTACAATTTGCGTTGTATATAGTAACATTGCCAATATTACAAATAAAACACATAGCCCTACTAATAATAATGGTATATAACGACGCATATTTTCACCTGCCTATATATTTCATAAAAAACAGGCAATCATAACTTGACTGCCTGTTTATATATTTTGCCGCCATTCACTTATTTTCTCATCCAACGAGGTAAATCTGGGAAATCTCCAAATTCACTTTCATTGCTTGGTTGTTTAGGTAATGATGGAAATTCTGGTACATCTTCTGCACCATCTTCATCAAAGCCAGTAGCTATTACAGTTATTCTAACTGTATCTTCTAATGTTTCATCAATAGCTGTACCGAAAATGATATTAGCATCTTCATGAGCTGCACCACTGATAATTTCAGAAGCTTCACTTATCTGCATCAAGCCAAGATTTGGTCCACCTGTAACGTTGTACAATATAGCTTTTGCACCTTGAATAGATGTTTCCAACAATGGACTATTTACAGCAATTTTAGCTGCATCCACAGCTGCATTATCGCCATGACCTTCACCAATACCCATAAGAGCAGAACCTGCATTGCTCATAACAGTTTTAACATCGGCAAAGTCTAAGTTTATAATGCCTGGAACAGTTATAAGGTCAGATATACCTTGCACACCTTGGCGCAATACATCATCGGCAATGCGGAAAGCATCTATCATTGATGTCTTTTTATCAATGATATCAAGCAAACGGTCGTTTGGAATTGTGATTAAAGTATCTACATTAGCTTTTAAATTTTTAATACCTGCTTCAGCTTGTTTTAAACGCTTTTTACCTTCAAACATAAAAGGACGTGTAACAACACC
The window above is part of the Megamonas hypermegale genome. Proteins encoded here:
- the hisF gene encoding imidazole glycerol phosphate synthase subunit HisF, translated to MYTKRIIPCLDVKNGRVVKGTNFVSLRDAGDPIELAATYDKEMADELVFLDITASNEHRDTIVKVANDCAAQVFIPFTIGGGIRTVSDMRKMLKAGADKISVNTAAVKDPSIIKEGAEKFGRQCIVLAVDAKRNGENSWEIYLNGGRTTTGIDCIEWVKKAVDLGAGEILLTSMDADGTKNGYDIPLTRAVSEAVNVPVIASGGAGKLEHFYDVLTEGKADAVLAASVFHYGQFSIRQVKEYLKSRGVEVRL
- the hisIE gene encoding bifunctional phosphoribosyl-AMP cyclohydrolase/phosphoribosyl-ATP diphosphatase HisIE — encoded protein: MIDIDISKVKFDEKGLVPAIVQEANGKVMMLAYMNEESLKKTIETGYTWFYSRSRQKLWNKGETSGNKQSVSEIFYDCDGDTLLVKVHQTGMACHTGTYTCFTDRRLFPDSKDLVPMAQPQDNTSITKVLNDLYATIKDRQIHPVKGSYTNYLFQEGQDKILKKLGEEAVETILASKNMDKEEILYEMGDLWYHCMVLLAFHNITPNDLFAELMNRRNGGEYHRFGKEVIKKNKS
- a CDS encoding SagB/ThcOx family dehydrogenase, yielding MSQARIDYMKESAWKKNNAKKMRPMPPFELPYPKDAVLIDLPEPDLLPDMNVNFLEMVELRSTLRQYDDTEKLTQKELSYLLWCTQGVKMVMQTKTVRNVPSAGGRNALETFLYIRRVENIKPGLYRFLPLEHKLVLVSDSEDTEKNICGQFSTAGVANNAAVVFIWTAVYERMACMFGERAYRYIHLDAGHACQNLYLAAQTMKIKVCALGAFDDEQLNKNLGLDGNEQFVVYGAGVGK
- a CDS encoding phosphoethanolamine transferase, with product MLKIANYLQRICDKHFKFMITLFIINSLTTAWSLFDEEKADVAIGYIFSVWFGSFVISCLIDLLPKRFLQKIVKTIIIIPAGLIFIGEFFTMYRYKALIGTGIINSALETNMREATEFLTMYVGLSGFLAIVALIVIGVILYRVNPLKKIHLTYTAKRNTIAALAVVSVFYTIRMFTVYTDFMWDDVLPIQRVYASTSVAVRNMQAYHDLSSQVNSNVTLTENNSKIKNIVFILGESTNRNHMHLYGYYLPNTPNLDALNKKGELSVFTDCISPHSTTIAVLSKLFTFCDYESDKEWFHYNNLIDVMNAAGYKTYWLSNQETSGIWGNVAQIYATHSDVSAFTRIRDSREDYGIEDGELFPLIDDAIAHRSEDRNFYVIHLMGGHGLYYNRFPYSFSKFSKDDIQLPISDGKKEIVAQYDNALYYNDYIVSSIIDKFRDSETLVIYVPDHGEAVYDEGEDMSGHIEENPTHHMIEIPVIMWASDKFKAKYPEKWAQIQNAVKRPYMTDDMIHTVLDIADIKTAEFDPTKSIINDAFNDKRVRIFDGLNYDTEIKDKR
- a CDS encoding DEAD/DEAH box helicase, whose product is MQLSKKVLNAVKDMGFEEPSPIQAKTIPLALEGHDVIGQAQTGTGKTAAFGIPTIEQIDEKNKYIQALVLTPTRELAIQIAEEFNKIGKYKKVKTLPVYGGQMIDRQIRALRFGVKIVVGTPGRLIDHIRRNTIKLDHVKTLILDEADEMLDMGFIEDIEEIMSNLAQKEDRQTLLFSATMPAPIEKLARKYMNDPKKVMISREQITVPSVDQLYFETRDKFEGLCRVLDIEDSGKYIIFCRTKKNVDDLQASLQVRGYMVGSLHGDMSQAQRDRVMRRFREGKLEILIATDVAARGIDIDDISHVINFDIPQDPESYVHRIGRTGRAGRTGIAVTFIEPKEYRQLKSIERMTKSRMIRGELPTPADVIERQREAIKERLLKTLNNNTYADYHMIISDIANEGYDYVDIAAAALQLSIEGVKEKDDKPLDERFENTGGAPGMVRLFLNIGRKQGIRPQDIVRSFASEVDIPGSIIGVINIYDKFTFVEVPKDIAEKVISVMHRNTIKGYKLNIEPAKGKEDNKK
- a CDS encoding competence/damage-inducible protein A, giving the protein MIVEIVTTGSELLLGQIVNTNAAYMSSRLNDLGFDVLYQTTVGDNHDRMKAVLEHALSRADIVITSGGLGPTQGDITKEVSAEIFGRKMKVHEESKRRMEEKFIQRHVTWTENNMRQVILPEGAEVFLNYNGIASGVVLENNGKYLINLPGPPSEMKDMFERSLKPFLKRKFGFKHVIVSKVLNTMGLGESLLETKIKDLILAQSNPTLALLIRPAGVIIRITAKADTREQAEILIEEMEAKIRERVGKYIYSIDDEKMEQVVAKLLKDNCLKVACAESCTGGMLSQRLTSIPGSSAYLDGSVVTYSNDIKMKFLCVDENLLKSKGAVCAEVAGQMAEGIMQLMEANLGIGITGIAGPTGGSKEKPVGLVYIAVAGKYGTKVTENYFSGERDQIRYRATQQALSMLRHYIMEHDKL
- the rimO gene encoding 30S ribosomal protein S12 methylthiotransferase RimO, translated to MLKAGFISLGCSKNLVDTEVMLGILAENNIELTPEPEKADILIVNTCTFIQSAKEESITTVLNMAEYKQNGKCRSLIIAGCMGQRYGEELLKEFPEVDAIVGTGAWSRIMEAVNATINEHKRVLITGESKEIYTAASPRIYTTPFYTAYIKIAEGCNHRCAYCAIPYVRGNYRSRTIEDIKQEVERLAEKGVKEFNIIAQDTTYYGQDIYGKPSLVELLKELVKIDKVKWLRIQYAYPHTFTDELIDLIASEEKICNYVDLPLQHAHNAVLRSMRRSDTRESIETLLDKLRKRIPGVVIRSSFIVGFPGETASQYASLRDFLEKQHFDKVGIFSYSREEGTPAYDMPNQVPEDIMQERYHDLMSLQSKISETINISMEGKIVDVLIEGRDDKQHIAYGRSYREAPDVDGQVFIEGDDVSQPGDIVKVRILQGFDYDVVGERVEE
- a CDS encoding ABC transporter substrate-binding protein: MRRYIPLLLVGLCVLFVILAMLLYTTQIVGQKNQDEKFVPVTKTLTAYTTMPADMAMIIAEQYQKEDSVKINFVMMNSDELEQKMNSENDADLIIADSKLLEKFAQKGVLAGNISEQEDIVADKFKSPTNQWIGIWYDPIVFCYNVDYVKNNWYIPTSWDELSQFPQIKIAMTDFTVASASSNVLYSLIENKGDVHTFTILKNIHQKVTRYAKYLSTPVRMVGMTEADVAIAVQSETLRYIHDGYPLTIIYPEDGTTYQLTAVGIVSTSKQQNEANDFVKWLLGDNVQMELQHHQYYYVPTNYSSLTYKEFAGKNISFLEKYTELDSINKKIFLDKWVKEIRLAN
- the ftsZ gene encoding cell division protein FtsZ translates to MEVTIVFELDQEMEPIAKIKVVGVGGGGNNAVNRMIASGLKGVEFVAINTDAQALVHAMAQNRIQIGEKLTRGLGAGARPEVGEKAAQENRDDIMKALQGADMIFVTAGMGGGTGTGGAPIVAECAREVGALTVGVVTRPFMFEGKKRLKQAEAGIKNLKANVDTLITIPNDRLLDIIDKKTSMIDAFRIADDVLRQGVQGISDLITVPGIINLDFADVKTVMSNAGSALMGIGEGHGDNAAVDAAKIAVNSPLLETSIQGAKAILYNVTGGPNLGLMQISEASEIISGAAHEDANIIFGTAIDETLEDTVRITVIATGFDEDGAEDVPEFPSLPKQPSNESEFGDFPDLPRWMRK